The genomic interval TTGATCGAGAGCATCCGAAGCTGGGAGAGCTTGGCGGCATTATTAAGGACATGTCTGCTGAGTTTGAGCTGAAGGAGCCGCATTTTGAAGTGGTGGTGCGGGCGAAGCTTATTCAATTGCTTGCATTCGTCAATCGTTATTTCGCAAAAAATAACGAAACGGGAGCGCAGCATGTGCGGGGTATGGAAACGATTCGAGGCGTGCTGAATGACATCGAGGCTGATATTTCCTATCCATGGACGCTTGGAGAGCTCGCAGAGGCTGCGCATTTGAGTCCATCGCGCTTCAGCACGTTGTTTGTTCAGGTTGTTGGGACCTCGCCCATGGATTATTTGATTCAGATGCGGCTGTCACAGGCGGCTTATCTTCTTGAATCCACAGACAAAAAGATTATTGAAGTCGCAGCTGAATGCGGATTTCGCAATTTATCTAATTTCAATCGGCTGTTCAAGCAGCATGTGGGGAAGCTCCCATCCGAGCTGCGATCCTAAAAGACAGTAAGATAGTATTATAACATCGTTCTTTTTCATTAGAAGAACGATGTTTTTTATTTTAAAATAGAAGAAAGTACAAATAAGGAGTGTGAGCGATATTATTTTCCTTGGTATAGATGCAGGAGGCAGCAAGACACATGCTCTGCTCGTAGATGAGACAGGACGTGTACTTGGCAGAGGCCTCGGCGGAAATGGAAATCACCAAACCGCTTTTGAAGCAGCAAAAAACAGCATAGATCATGCTTGTCAGCAAGCGCTTCAGGATGCAGGCGTGACGAAGGATCAGGTGACATTTGCCTATTTCGGACTTGCT from Paenibacillus sp. FSL K6-3182 carries:
- a CDS encoding AraC family transcriptional regulator: MNQYPSISEDRIELPLAFPITISQSVGVSPTFQRLHWHKALEINYIQKGSGYYLINGSRYDFQQGDIVLIHSNDLHRAFESEELVMSIIMFDSSYLALEQRYDAELLIPFRDIGLRFDHVLDREHPKLGELGGIIKDMSAEFELKEPHFEVVVRAKLIQLLAFVNRYFAKNNETGAQHVRGMETIRGVLNDIEADISYPWTLGELAEAAHLSPSRFSTLFVQVVGTSPMDYLIQMRLSQAAYLLESTDKKIIEVAAECGFRNLSNFNRLFKQHVGKLPSELRS